The sequence TTTTTCCAGTTTTTTCGGGTCAAGCAGTAACGGAGCTAGCTAACCTAGTTCTAGCTTATCAAAATGGAACTTCCGAACTAGCCTGGCAGAGTTTATCAGCTCTGATGCTGAATCTAGCTCTGGTTGTCCTCGCCCTAGTGGTATCCAGTTTGATTTACATGACCTTGATGACTCGTGTGATTGCTGAGTCGACAAATGAGATGCGTAAGGGCCTCTTTGGCAAACTTTCCCGTTTGACCGTTTCTTTCTTTGACCGCCATCAGGATGGCGATATCCTTTCTCGCTTCACGAGTGACTTGGACAATATCCTTCAAGCCTTCAATGAAAGCCTAGTTCAGGTCATGAGCAATATTGCTCTTTACATCGGTTTGATTTTTGTCATGTTTTCAAGAAATGTGACGCTAGCCCTGATAACAGTAGCCAGCACCCCAGTGGCCTTTCTCATGTTGGTTTTCATCGTGAAGATGGCTCGCAAGTACACCAATCTCCAGCAAAAAGAGGTTGGGAAACTCAACGCCTACATGGATGAGAGTATTTCTGGACAGAAAGCTGTTATCGTACAAGGAATTCAAGACGACATCGTAGCAGGCTTTGTGGAGCAAAATGAGCGCGTGCGTAAGGCAACCTTTAAAGGGAGAATGTTCTCAGGCATCCTCTTTCCAGTTATGAATGGGATGAGCTTGGTCAATACGGCCATCGTTATTTTTGCAGGTTCGGCGGTCCTGCTGAACGATCCAAGTATCGAAACAACGACAGCCCTAGGTTTGATTGTCATGTTTACCCAATTTTCTCAGCAGTACTACCAGCCGATTATCCAGGTGGCTGCGAGTTGGGGGAGCCTCCAGTTAGCCTTTACTGGAGCGGATCGTATCCAAGAAATGTTTGATGCAGAAGAAGAGATTCGTCCGCAAAATGCACCAGCCTTTACGGAATTGCGAGAAGGCGTTGAGATCAGTCACATTGATTTCTCTTATGTGCCAGACAAGCCGATTTTAAAAGATGTTAGCATTTCAGCTCCTAAGGGGCAGATGATAGCAGTTGTCGGCCCGACTGGTTCAGGGAAAACGACCATCATGAACCTCATCAATCGTTTCTACGATGTGGATGCAGGCAGCATTTGCTTTGATGGCAAAGACATCCGTGACTACGACTTGGACAGCCTGCGGAGCAAGGTCGGTATTGTCTTGCAGGATTCGGTCTTGTTTAGTGGAACAATCCGAGACAATATCCGCTTTGGTGTGCCAGATGCCAGTCAGGAAATGGTCGAAGCAGCTGCCAAGGCAACTCATATTCATGACTATATCGAAAGCTTGCCTGATAAGTATGATACCCTTATTGATGATGAGCAAAATATCTTCTCGACTGGTCAGAAACAATTGATTTCCATCGCTAGAACCTTGATGACAGATCCTCAAGTCCTAATCTTAGATGAGGCGACTTCCAATGTGGATACCGTAACAGAAAGCAAGATTCAACATGCCATGGAGGCAGTTGTAGCAGGACGAACCAGTTTTGTCATTGCCCATCGTCTCAAGACCATCCTCAATGCCGATCAGATTATTGTTCTCAAAGATGGAGAGGTTATTGAACGTGGAAATCATCACGAGTTGCTCAAACTCGGCGGTTTCTACTCGGAACTGTATCACAATCAATTTGTCTTCGAATAAAAAAGAAGTTGTCCTCGTTGGGCAGCTTTTTCTTGTCCATAAAAAATACTTATCACGGTCTTTAAAAAAACATATTAGACAGGAAAGGGTTGGAGTGATAAGATAAGACTGTCGCAAGAAAATCGAAAGGAGACACATCATGGCTAGAACGGTTGTAGGAGTTGCTGCAAACCTATGTCCTGTAGATGCAGAAGGGAAAAACATTCACTCATCTGTATCTTGTAAATTTGCAGAGAGCATTCGTCAAGTCGGTGGTCTCCCTTTAGTGATTCCTGTAGGAGATGAGTCCATTGTGCGCGATTATGTGGAAATGATTGACAAACTCATCTTGACAGGTGGGCAAAATGTCCATCCTCAGTTTTATGGAGAGAAAAAGACCATTGAGAGCGATGATTACAACCTTGTACGCGATGAGTTTGAACTAGCTCTCCTGAAAGAAGCGCTCCGTCAGAATAAACCAATTATGGCAATCTGCCGTGGTGTTCAGCTGGTCAATGTTGCTTTTGGCGGCACTCTCCACCAAGAAATTGAAGGTCACTGGCAAGGCTTGCCTTTTGGAACATCTCATTCTATTGAGACAGTAGAAGGAAGCGTGGTGGCTAAGTTGTTCGGAAAAGAAAGTCAGGTCAACTCAGTCCATCGCCAAAGTATCAAAGATCTGGCGCCTAATTTCCGTGTGACTGCTGTTGATCCAAGAGACCAGACCATCGAAGCGATTGAGTCTGTCGACGAGCATCGTATCATCGGCTTGCAGTGGCACCCAGAGTTTCTGGTCAATGAAGAAGATGGCAATTTAGAACTATTTGAGTATTTATTAAATGAATTGTAACGGTTAGAGTCTCTAGCCGTTTTTATTCGTCCTTTCAGATTTTTTATATTTTAGCAAATTTACGCAAACGTTTGAATTCTGATAAAAATTGGGCAAATTCAATAAAAAAGCTTGAAAAAATCGAAGGTAAGCGTTATGATAGAAAAGAAGAAATTTTGGAGGATTATCATGTCACATATTAAATTTGATTATTCAAAAGTTTTAGACAAATTTGTTGCCCCACATGAAGTGGAATACATGCAAGCACAAGTAACAGCTGCAGACGAATTGATCCGTAAAGGAACTGGTGCTGGTAGTGACTTTTTGGGTTGGTTGGACCTTCCTGAAAACTACGACCGCGAAGAATTCGACCGCATCTTGAAAGCTGCTGAGCAAATCAAATCAGACAGCGATGTCTTGGTTGTAATTGGTATCGGTGGATCTTACCTTGGTGCCAAAGCAGCTATCGACTTCTTGAACCACCACTTTGCCAACTTGCAAACAAAAGAAGAACGCAAAGCTCCACAAATCCTTTACGCAGGAAACTCAATCTCATCTACTTACCTTGCTGACTTGGTAGAGTACGTAGCTGACAAAGACTTCTCAGTAAACGTGATTTCTAAATCAGGTACAACAACAGAACCAGCGATCGCTTTCCGTGTCTTCAAAGAACTTTTGGTTAAGAAATACGGACAAGAAGAAGCTAACAAACGTATCTACGCTACAACTGACCGCCAAAAAGGTGCTGTTAAGGTTGAAGCAGATGCTAATGGTTGGGAAACATTTGTGGTTCCAGATGACATCGGTGGACGCTTCTCAGTATTGACAGCAGTTGGATTGCTTCCAATCGCAGCATCAGGTGCAGACATCAAAGCCCTTATGGAAGGTGCGAACGCAGCTCGTAAAGACTACACTTCAGACAAGATTGCTGAAAATGAAGCTTACCAATACGCAGCAGTTCGTAACATCCTTTACCGTAAAGGCTACGCTACTGAAATCTTGGTAAACTACGAACCATCACTTCAATACTTCTCAGAATGGTGGAAACAATTGGCTGGTGAGTCAGAAGGGAAAGACCAAAAAGGAATTTACCCAACTTCAGCAAACTTCTCAACTGACTTGCACTCATTGGGTCAATTTATCCAAGAAGGAACTCGTATCATGTTCGAAACAGTTGTCCGTGTTGACAAACCACGTAAGAACGTGATCATTCCTACTTTGGAAGAAGACCTTGACGGACTTGGTTACCTTCAAGGAAAAGACGTTGACTTTGTAAACAAAAAAGCGACTGACGGTGTTCTTCTTGCCCACACTGACGGTGATGTACCAAACATGTACGTGACTCTTCCAGAGCAAGACGCTTTCACTCTTGGTTACACTATCTACTTCTTCGAATTGGCAATTGCCCTTTCAGGTTACTTGAATGCTATCAACCCATTTGACCAACCAGGTGTTGAAGCTTACAAACGTAACATGTTTGCCCTTCTTGGAAAACCAGGATTTGAAGAATTGAGCAAAGAGCTTAACGCACGTCTATAATAGAAGAAAAGAGTGGTTTGTCCACTCTTTTTACTCTCTTTATTCGTAGACATTGGACTCAGGCGAGACTTGTGATATAATATAGAAAGCAAAAAGGCAGACGCCTAGAGACTTTATAGGAGAAACTATGTCAAAAGATATCCGCGTACGCTACGCACCAAGTCCAACAGGACTACTACACATCGGAAATGCCCGTACAGCATTATTCAACTACCTTTACGCACGCCATCATGGTGGAACTTTTATTATTCGTATCGAAGATACCGACCGTAAACGCCATGTTGAGGATGGTGAACGTTCACAGCTTGAAAACCTTCGTTGGTTGGGCATGGACTGGGATGAAAGTCCAGAGACGCATGAAAATTACCGCCAATCTGAGCGTTTGGAACTCTATCAAAAATACATTGACCAATTGCTAGCTGAAGGAAAAGCCTACAAATCTTACGTCACAGAAGAAGAGTTGGCAGCTGAACGCGAACGCCAAGAAGCAGCTGGCGAAACACCACGTTACATCAATGAATATCTTGGCATGAGCGAAGAAGAAAAAGCAGCTTACATTGCAGAACGTGAAGCAGCCGGTATCATCCCAACTGTCCGTTTGGGTGTTAATGAATCTGGTATCTACAAATGGCATGATATGGTCAAAGGTGATATCGAGTTTGAAGGTGGCAACATCGGCGGTGACTGGGTGATTCAGAAGAAAGATGGCTACCCAACTTACAACTTTGCCGTTGTCATCGATGACCATGATATGCAGATTTCTCATGTTATCCGCGGTGATGACCACATTGCCAACACCCCAAAACAGCTCATGGTCTATGAAGCGCTTGGTTGGGATGCACCTGAGTTTGGTCACATGACTTTGATCATCAACTCTGAAACGGGTAAAAAATTGTCTAAACGTGACACCAACACCCTTCAATTTATCGAAGATTACCGTAAGAAGGGCTATCTTCCAGAAGCTGTCTTTAACTTTATCGCCCTTCTTGGCTGGAACCCTGGTGGGGAAGACGAAATCTTCTCTCGTGAGGAACTGATTAAACTCTTTGATGAAAATCGTCTCAGCAAGTCACCAGCTGCCTTCGATCAGAAGAAACTAGACTGGATGA comes from Streptococcus oralis and encodes:
- a CDS encoding ABC transporter ATP-binding protein, with translation MKTVRFFWNYFKVYKFSFVIVVLMVAVATIAQALFPVFSGQAVTELANLVLAYQNGTSELAWQSLSALMLNLALVVLALVVSSLIYMTLMTRVIAESTNEMRKGLFGKLSRLTVSFFDRHQDGDILSRFTSDLDNILQAFNESLVQVMSNIALYIGLIFVMFSRNVTLALITVASTPVAFLMLVFIVKMARKYTNLQQKEVGKLNAYMDESISGQKAVIVQGIQDDIVAGFVEQNERVRKATFKGRMFSGILFPVMNGMSLVNTAIVIFAGSAVLLNDPSIETTTALGLIVMFTQFSQQYYQPIIQVAASWGSLQLAFTGADRIQEMFDAEEEIRPQNAPAFTELREGVEISHIDFSYVPDKPILKDVSISAPKGQMIAVVGPTGSGKTTIMNLINRFYDVDAGSICFDGKDIRDYDLDSLRSKVGIVLQDSVLFSGTIRDNIRFGVPDASQEMVEAAAKATHIHDYIESLPDKYDTLIDDEQNIFSTGQKQLISIARTLMTDPQVLILDEATSNVDTVTESKIQHAMEAVVAGRTSFVIAHRLKTILNADQIIVLKDGEVIERGNHHELLKLGGFYSELYHNQFVFE
- a CDS encoding gamma-glutamyl-gamma-aminobutyrate hydrolase family protein; the encoded protein is MARTVVGVAANLCPVDAEGKNIHSSVSCKFAESIRQVGGLPLVIPVGDESIVRDYVEMIDKLILTGGQNVHPQFYGEKKTIESDDYNLVRDEFELALLKEALRQNKPIMAICRGVQLVNVAFGGTLHQEIEGHWQGLPFGTSHSIETVEGSVVAKLFGKESQVNSVHRQSIKDLAPNFRVTAVDPRDQTIEAIESVDEHRIIGLQWHPEFLVNEEDGNLELFEYLLNEL
- a CDS encoding glucose-6-phosphate isomerase, which encodes MSHIKFDYSKVLDKFVAPHEVEYMQAQVTAADELIRKGTGAGSDFLGWLDLPENYDREEFDRILKAAEQIKSDSDVLVVIGIGGSYLGAKAAIDFLNHHFANLQTKEERKAPQILYAGNSISSTYLADLVEYVADKDFSVNVISKSGTTTEPAIAFRVFKELLVKKYGQEEANKRIYATTDRQKGAVKVEADANGWETFVVPDDIGGRFSVLTAVGLLPIAASGADIKALMEGANAARKDYTSDKIAENEAYQYAAVRNILYRKGYATEILVNYEPSLQYFSEWWKQLAGESEGKDQKGIYPTSANFSTDLHSLGQFIQEGTRIMFETVVRVDKPRKNVIIPTLEEDLDGLGYLQGKDVDFVNKKATDGVLLAHTDGDVPNMYVTLPEQDAFTLGYTIYFFELAIALSGYLNAINPFDQPGVEAYKRNMFALLGKPGFEELSKELNARL
- the gltX gene encoding glutamate--tRNA ligase — translated: MSKDIRVRYAPSPTGLLHIGNARTALFNYLYARHHGGTFIIRIEDTDRKRHVEDGERSQLENLRWLGMDWDESPETHENYRQSERLELYQKYIDQLLAEGKAYKSYVTEEELAAERERQEAAGETPRYINEYLGMSEEEKAAYIAEREAAGIIPTVRLGVNESGIYKWHDMVKGDIEFEGGNIGGDWVIQKKDGYPTYNFAVVIDDHDMQISHVIRGDDHIANTPKQLMVYEALGWDAPEFGHMTLIINSETGKKLSKRDTNTLQFIEDYRKKGYLPEAVFNFIALLGWNPGGEDEIFSREELIKLFDENRLSKSPAAFDQKKLDWMSNDYIKRADLATIFEMAKPYLEEAGRLTDKSEKMVELYKPQMKSVDEIVPLTDLFFSDFPELTDAEREVMAGETVPVVLEAFKAKLEAMTDEEFVTENIFPQIKAVQKETGIKGKNLFMPIRIAVSGEMHGPELPDTIYLLGREKSIQHIDNMLKEISK